The sequence ATAACAAATGtgatattaattaattcaaaaggtGGAATGGTTTTACAAATGAAACCCTAAGAACTTTTCTTTATATAGGAATCGGTAGAAGAGAAAAGTAAGCTTTTCaatgtaatataaaaatgaacaGGAAATGAATGATAACAATTAATTTCATCCACTTTTTAGGtttggattaaatatatttaatcattattaatttaaattttaactaaatattttctttactaTGATTTAAAAAAGAGGTTAAGTCATGAAATTTTATACTAAAATgactaaatatatttagaattttaattgattaaaaaatgctaaatttataaatctagCGTCTTTTATGTGTGAACTTGAGGAggaatcaattttttaatattttaattatttacatataagttttaaaaagaaaattatatatatatatatatatatataaaatgtaaatttacaaaataaaaaacgtgGCAAAGAGTATAGATGAGCAAGGGTATCAAAGGGTGGAGAGCTGACTTGGAAGAGTGACGGGGCTCCAGGGCAAACTGGTCTTACTTTgtagaaaacacaaaaaacgtaagcaatgttttcaaaaccattTGCACCGTCAAGATCTGGTACCATGTCAAGAAAATGAATGGCTGAGATTGGAGGCGTGTTAGCCACTCGCGGAGGAAGCAGGTAGAGCCAAACTCTGTCCACGTCCCCCTTTAACCCATCCAGCTTTAAAAACGCACAGCTGTGCCCTGAGAGAAATCTGTCGAGTGTCTCCCTTCTGGCTAAGTTGCTTCCAATTACAACTATAACGCTCCTGTCTCTTCTGCGCATGTTCTTGGAGCTCCGGCTCCATTTTTCGGAGCCCTAGCTCTCTAAGTTTTGTTCCTTCTCCTTCTCCGAAAAGCAAACGCAAAAAAGACAAAAGATAgcattttgaaaacaatttgattgccttctcttccttttttggGTTCAGATCTTAAGGGTTTTGGTTGACGAAAAATGTCGAAAGCTTGGGGAGGGGCCGGTGCCTGGGCGGCCGATGCTGAGAGGGCCGAAGCCGAAGAGCGTGAGCAAGCCGAAGAGCGTCAGCAAGCGGCGGCGGCCGCTGCGGCCGGCTCTCAGGGCTTCCCTAGCCTGAAAGAAGCGGTCGCCAAGCCCAAGAAGAAAAAGATCAGTCTCATGGAGTTCACGATGGGCGTTTACACCGATTCGGGAGGCGACGCGCGCCGGGATTCGCCGATGGAGTACAAGGGTTTGACGCCGGACGAGATGCTTCGGCTTCCTACCGGGCCTAAAGAGCGGTCCGCTGAGGAAATGCAGTACGGTCGACTCGGCGGGGGCTTCCAATCGTATGGCCGGTCTGGCCCACCTTCGAGTCGGACGAGAGATCGAGATGGGGATGGTTCTTGGGGCGGTAATCGGAGGTCTTACGGTGGATTTGATGATGATCGGAGGGCTCCACCCCCTAGGGCTTCGGATTTTGATCAACCTTCTAGGGCCGATGAAGTTGATAACTGGGCAATGGCAAAGAAACCTCTTCCTTCGCATTCGGTTGATCCAGGACGGCCTAGTCGGTACAGTTCGCTTGGTGTTGGTGGCTCTAGGGCTGACGAGGTTGATAATTGGGCAAGTGGGAAAAAGTCACTTCCTGCTAGAACTTCCAACATCGGTCCGGGGTTTCGCGACTCTGGCCAAGAGCCAGATCGGTGGAATAGGGGAGGATTGCGAGAGGGTGATCGTGAGCGCCCCCGATTGGTTTTGGATCCACCAAAGGGAGAAGTGGTGGGCAGCGAACCAGCAAGGTCGAATAGGCCCAATCCTTTTGGAGCAGCTCGACCTAGGGAAGAAATTTTGGCTGAAAAAGGATTGGATTGGAAGAAGTTGGATTCAGAAATTGAGGCTAAGAAGACAAGTAGGCCAACTAGCTCGCACTCCAGTAGACCTTCGAGTGCACAGTCTAGCCGGTCTGAGGGTCCAATCATACAGAGTTTGGATGGAGCAGCAAAGCCTCGGCCAAAAGTGAACCCTTTTGGAGATGCCAAGCCTAGGGAGGTTTTGCTTGAAGAGCGAGGTAAGGATTGGCGGAAGATTGATAGGGAATTGGAGCATCGAGGTGTTGACAGGTCCGTGTTGCACAATTTGAATCTATTTCATTATCAGTTatgattttgtttctttatcaatattttattacaaTTGTGTTGTGGcgaattattttgttaaagatCATTGCTATGGCATTTTGGCATGccatttttcttgctttatACATATTGACAGTTGGGGATGCATTTTAATGCTTATTTTATTAGCTATAATTGCTGCCTCTTGCCTTCTAAATGCTGCCAGTGGTGATtgattgatataaatttttccttttggatgtagaatatatatttttgaagagTGCTTacacatgaatttaaattagaaTCACAAAGGCTAAGAGAGCCTTAGGGGGCTCATTTGGATGGCTTGAGTATGCAGATTGCATGAGAGTTTGTGTATCCATGTGTGAATGGGTTTTCAAGTTCAGGGCCTTGTGGAGAGAGATTGATAGGTGGGACTACCATTTGTCAGCCAGTTAGAAGCAGCTGCAAATCACCCTTTGTAGGGAGGTGAGGAGAGTTGCAGTTAAATACCATGTTTCCTACTCATGATACATCCTCCACTATGAACTAGGAAATGAGGGTTGGTTTATTTGGATTGCGCGTTTGTCTTTGTGTCCCTTTGCAGGGGGAGGAAGAGGAGAGTTGCAACCAAATACCATTTTTAAGTTGTACTCTACCACCAATTATTGAATggaatcatttgtttttttatatcattttcttcttttagatatgaaattaggtttttaagtcctttttttttaaattttaataataaatgttaaaattggattttgaccTTGAATGCATGTGTGGTATTTTGATATAATAGGGGTACAAATAATGTTTTGGCAAGGGTTTGAGGCACACACTTTAAGGCTTTGCCCCAAGGCTAGGCGTTGGGAGGTGGCATCAATGCTATAGCCTCAACACACAAGAATTGAGGCTAAGCCTCACCTTGTTGAGGCATGCAACATCAAGGCCTAGGCCTTCAATATCTACTATGCATTAAcgggttttgggtttttggcACCTAAGTCTTGAGTCTTTAGTCTTGGGAACTACAAAGTTTGTTGTGAAGATTTTGTGCCTCACTTGTTTTGTAGTAGGATGTAAGTGTAATTGGAATTCATTCCGTTTGATATTCATAATTTAACAATTAGAACtttgatattaataaaattattagttcTCTCACTTACTTAAACTGTTGAACCATTAGGTGCAtaccaagaaagaaagattgCTTGACCACAAACAAGCCTAATTCATTGGTATGCAATATGTACAACAATAAATTGAAAGATAGACATTTGAAGCTAAAGTCATTTGGGGAAGATAAGGATTAGTTTGGTTACTTCTTGATGAAACATCAAATGATGAGTGGCTTTTTGAGTGAGATTTTGAATATCAAGCGAGTGAAAATATCAAGGAAGAATGGAGATGATTTTGATGTTGATGTTTTTGaggaagaaggaagagaaaatgtGTGTTCAGATGTGAGTGTTGGGTACAAGTATGTATTTAGGTGTTTGATCCTTCACACCTACAAATTATAGGATACGTGGATTTGGCTAAAGAAGAGCTTAATAATGGGCATAGACACTTGGATAtggtataataaaataaactaacaaaaaaaaaaaaattaggaatcAATCATAAGTAAAGGTGTTTTTTGGTAAGAACCCCTCTTTTCTTTGTTatccttatatttttccatCCCTAAACATTTTTGTAAAGTTTACTTGCgagcaattttttttcccaatataATTATCTGCTAAGgaagttaaaaataacaaaattaaacaatcaTATTCTAAGTAGAGTAGTAGTATTCAACAAGGACCCCACATTCACACTCATGTTGTGTTTGTCCCACACAAGTACGCTCAGTGATTTTGGAGAGTCCAAGTATCATACCAAAAAGAGAATACAAAGGAAATAAGAGAGAGGGGATAATTCACTTAGTTTCATTGCTTTCTCTAAGTACATgattaataagtttaatttatacTTATTTGTCAAGTAACCGAGTTATATACTCGTATATaatcatttatcttattattgataGATGAAGAAAAACAACTACCATAATTGATGGATAAATAAGAACAATgactagattttttttatattcaacactcACGAGAAGGATGattgaaaaattagatttaatgaTGATTCCTTGGAAGATCCTAGTAATAATATTTATGGTAGCATTTATCGATTAGTTGGGGTCGgattgagggagggagtatttttgttttccctatCCTTTTTGTCGCTATTAGGTGGCTGTTGTATACAccttgtgtactttggtgctCCCCTTTTGGTGTCTTTATAAGATTTGCACTTacctatcaatatatatatacatgaagaGGGCTCGATACTCGAGGCGCAGCGTCAGACTGCGGATGGGACGCGACAGCTGACCGTTGGGTCAGGGCGACCCATAGAGGGGGCTTGTGGGCCTGGGGAGCTGCAACTAAGGCCCAAGGGAGTGGGGCTTAACCAAAATGGGCCTCCTGCGCTGGGCTTTATGGTGAAGCCCAGTGGGGCTGAGGGCAGTAGCTCATCCTCTTCCGCTGAGGTGGCTGTTGGACCAAGGGAGAGTTGGACCAAGGCCCGGAAGCCCATGGAGGATGTTCAGAGCCCAGTGAGGGAGCCAAGCGACCAGCCTGTTGAAGCCCAGAGGTGCGGAGTAAGCCCGGGAAGCCCATTCTCTGAATTCTCTTTATTTGGAGAGAAGGATGGGCTGCACAAGCATAGAGAGGCAGAACTCCTCCTCATAGGGCGATCGAAGACTGATAATGCTCTTATTGAGGAAGCGACGAGGTATGTACAATCCGATTCCTTGGTCACGGTGCCTCCTTGTCCTCCTCTTTGTTTTGGTCGAACTCCAGTGGGGGAGTATTGCGACCTTTCTGGGTCTGAAAAGAAGAGGGGCGAGGACGACTATCCTCTTCAAATGATCATGGGATTGGAACCCCCTTCGTCAAAGACTGTTGAATGCTGGGATTTGGTGGAGATCAACAAAAGCAGAAATGATGATAATGGAAAGGATTTGGGCTCTGACCAGATAGTGCCTCGAGTAAATAAGGCAGGGGGGGAGCTTAATTGGGAGAAGAGTGATTTCGCCAGGTTTAGTAAGTTCTTGGGTTTCTCGACAGAAGGTTTGGAGAAGGACATTATGGAGTTCCTGATCAAAATTTGTAAGAGAAGGGAAAGAGTTCACAGTAAGAACAGTCTGGAGAAATCCAAATTTGAGAGAGAATTAAAAAGATTGGAGTGTTCCATTAACTATGAAGGGGGGAAGAAGCAAACTGATGGTGGACAAATAAGGGGGTGCCAAATTATGGAGTTTAAATGAAGCTACGAATCTTAAGTTGGAATGTTTGGGGGGCCAATGACAGCGCCAAAAGAAGGGTTATTAAGGCAATGATCAGAAGGCAGAGGGTGGATCTTTTTTGTCTCCAGGAGACCAAAATTCAGGCTTTGTCGGAGGGATTAGTGAGAAGTCTGGGTTCGGGTAGGTGGTCTAATTGGGTGGCTTTAGACGCATTAGGCACTGCGGGAGGGATTTTGGTGTGTTGGGACAGAAGGTCTCTGGAGGTGATGGAGACGGAGGTGGGAAAATTTTCTGTTTCCTGTAGAATTAGGAATGTGGAAAACGGGATGACCTGGATTTTTACTGGGGTGTATGGACCTTTCTCCAGAGAAGACAGAGTGTGTTTGTGGGAAGAACTAGGGGCGATTAGAGGCCTGTGGGAAGATCCATGGTGCTTAGGGGGAGACTTCAACGTCATCTTGTCGCAGCAAGAAAGGAGTAGTCAGGGAAGGTTATCTGGGGCTATGAGAAGTTTTGCCCAAACTGTAGAGGATTTAGAACTCACTGATTTGCCTATGCAAGGGGGTAATGCCACTTGGAGTGGGGGAAGGAATAACCAATCCTGGGCGAGGCTAGACAGGTTTTTGGTGACTCAGCAGTGGCTAGACATGTTCAGTGGGGTAACCCAATGCAGATTGCAAAGACCCACATCCGATCATTTTCCTATATTGCTGATGGGTGGGGGGATAAGGAGGGGCCCCACTCCGTTCAGAttcgagaatatgtggctgaaagTGGACGACTTTAAGGGTCTTCTCCGGGGGTGGTGGCAAGGGATTGAGGTGAGAGGAAGGGTTAGTTTCAGATTGGCCTATAAGATGAAGGTTCTGAagcataatattaaaatttggaatAAGGAGGTGTTTGGAAGGCTGGAAGTTAATAAAAACTCTGCCCTTCAACAGCTGGAATACTGGGATGGagtggaaagtgagagaagCCTGACTATAGCTGAAACTGAGCAGAAAAAAGAAGCCAAGGATGCCTTCTATAAATGGGTGTTAATGGAAGAAGTTCATTGGAGGCAGAAGTCTAGGGAGTTATGGCTCAAGGAAGGGGATAGGAATACCGGGTTTTTTCACCGTATGGCCAATGCCCACCGTAGGAATAATTCGCTGGACAGGATTGTAATCAATGGGGAGCTGCTGGTTGAGGATCAAGAGGTGAGGGATGGGATAGTGAATGCATTCCAGAAATTACTCTCAGAAGAGCCAGGGTGGAGAGCGGATATTGAGGGGTTGCAGTTTAATCAACTGAATTCCCGGGAAGCTGATGACTTGGAGGTGCCTTTCACTGAGGAGGAAATCAAATTTGCTCTGATGGAGATGAGGGGAGACAAAGCTCCAGGCCCGGATGGCTTTACAGTGGCCTTCTGGCAAGATTgctaggattttgtgaaggaggaggtggtggaaATGTTTAAGGAATTCTTTGAGCATGGGTCATTCGCCAAGTCTCTCAATACCACCTTTTTGGTCCTtattcctaagaaaggaggaGCTGAAGACTTGGGGGATTTTAGGCCAATCAGCTTGCTTGGGGGCCTGTATAAAATTCTAGCCAAAGTCCTAGCTAATAGGCTAAAAAAAGTGCTGGATAAGGTGGTTTCAGTcgaccaaaatgcttttgtgagagggagacagattttggatgctTCTCTAgtagctaatgaggtgattgattattggcataaaagaaaagagaaaggattGTTATGCAAGTTGGACATagaaaaagcctatgatagcATCAATTGGAAATTTCTTATGAAGGTTCTTCGGAAGATGGGGTTTGGGGCTCGGTGGATGGAATGGATGTGGTGGTGCATCTCTACTGCCAAATTCTCTATTTTAATCAACGGGGTTCCAGCTGGgttcttttcaaattcaaaggGGCTGAGGCAAGGAGACCCCCTCTCTCCATACCTTTTCGTCTTGGGTATGGAAGTGCTCAGTAACATGATTAAACGGGCGGGTGAGGGGGGTTTTATTTCAGGCTATAGGATGCGGGGGAGAGGGGGGGATGAGCTGACTGTTAGTCACCTCCTCTTTGCTGACGACACTCTCATTTTCTGCAAAGCTGAGAGAGAGCAATTGACCAATCTGagttggattttggcttggtttgagGCTGCCTCAGGCCTTAGAATTAACCTGGCTAAGAGTGCTCTATTTCCGGTGGGGGAAGTGGATGAGGCGGAGGAGTTGGCGGCTGAGCTAGGTTGCAGTTTGGGGGCTTTACCCACTGTGTACCTagggctgccccttggagcccGTCATAAAAATTCCCTTTcctgggatggggtggaggagagaatgagaagaagactaGCCCAGTGGAAAAGGCAATATATCTCGAAGGGGGGAAGAATTACTCTCATTAAGAGCACTTTGGCCAACATACCCATCTACCTCCTTTCCCTTATTCGCATTCCTAAGGCTGTGGCAAGAAGGATTGAAAAAATCcaaagagactttttgtggGGGGGAGGAAGATTAGAGGGGGAAGCTCACTTGATTAATTGGAAGGTGGTATGTAGCCCTAAGGAGGAGGGGGGTTTAGGCATCCGAAAGATAGATGTATGGAACAAAGCACTTTTGGGCAAATGGGTTTGGAGATATGCCTATGAAAAGGATAATCTTTGGAAAACGGTGATAggggtgaaatatggtcaagAGGGATGTGGGTGGAGGACTAAGGAAGTTAGTGGGCCTTATGGGGTGGGGTTATGGAAGGAGATCATGAAGGAGGCGGATTGGTGTTGGGAGAGCATGGCTTTTAAGGTGGGGAAAGGGACTAGAGTTTTGTTTTGGACGGACAAGTGGTGTGGCAATGAGGCGTTCTCTCAAACCTATCCTCAGTTATTTACCTTGGCGGGTCATAAGAATGCCAAAGTTTGTGAAGTGTGGGATTCTAGTAtgggtcaaggaggttggaatctcaGATTGGCTAGAGAtctcaatgattgggagatggagcaGATAGGTGGCTTGTTGTATCTTCTGAAGGACTTCAGGATAGCTCCTGAAGAGGACTCTATGAGTTGGAAGAAAGAAGGCAATGGTGTGTTTGGGGCCAAAGGGGCCTACAAAAGTTTGAGTGGCCCCTCAGCTGGTGCTTTTCCAAATAAACGCATTTGGTTGGATAAAGTTCCAACAAAGGtgtctttttttgcttgggaggcatcATGGGGGAAGATCCTCACCTTGGACAAGCTTCAAAGAAGGGGATGGCAGTTCCCTAATCGGTGCTACTTATGCGGATGCGAAGAGGAAAATGCAAATCATattctcttacattgtatagtggttaAAGCTATTTGGGAGATATCCCTTGCCATTTTTGGAGTTCAATGGGTATTCCCAGAGTCAGTTATAGAGGTGTTACGTAGTTGGAGGGGTTCTTttgtagggaaaaaaagaaaaaagatatggaattccattccgttgtgtatattttggacggtttggaaagagaggaataggATAGTATTCAGGGGAGGGTCCTTAGATATTCAGAaatttaagaattcttttgtatgtaatttgtggagttgggctagggtgtacattGGTGAGGAAACTTACACTCtgttaggctttttggagtggcttggGACCACTTGAGGGTGGGTGAGGTTTTTCcacctttttttcttgtttttccagcTTTGTTTGGGGCTGGTaagtatactccctgtatacatgtggctttttagccttttctaatatatatgattgctcatttatcaaaaaatatatatctatatatatatatatatatatatatatatatatttatggtatGGCATTGAAGACTAGTTAATGAAGCCATGAGAGAAAATTGGTTTGTGGGAGAGACAAAGGg is a genomic window of Vitis riparia cultivar Riparia Gloire de Montpellier isolate 1030 chromosome 1, EGFV_Vit.rip_1.0, whole genome shotgun sequence containing:
- the LOC117914285 gene encoding eukaryotic translation initiation factor 4B2-like, whose protein sequence is MSKAWGGAGAWAADAERAEAEEREQAEERQQAAAAAAAGSQGFPSLKEAVAKPKKKKISLMEFTMGVYTDSGGDARRDSPMEYKGLTPDEMLRLPTGPKERSAEEMQYGRLGGGFQSYGRSGPPSSRTRDRDGDGSWGGNRRSYGGFDDDRRAPPPRASDFDQPSRADEVDNWAMAKKPLPSHSVDPGRPSRYSSLGVGGSRADEVDNWASGKKSLPARTSNIGPGFRDSGQEPDRWNRGGLREGDRERPRLVLDPPKGEVVGSEPARSNRPNPFGAARPREEILAEKGLDWKKLDSEIEAKKTSRPTSSHSSRPSSAQSSRSEGPIIQSLDGAAKPRPKVNPFGDAKPREVLLEERGKDWRKIDRELEHRGVDRPQTEEEKLLKEEIELLKKELQNELGNSEAALASGGAQTSLREEIASKEKDLEQLIRDLDDKVRFGQKAIERPGSAAGRVAVFPERPPSQSGSVEEFRNTEFMERPRSRGTGDLWTRPVDDRRAFQGGRDRGFLGNRDMGRSRSRERW